In Panicum virgatum strain AP13 chromosome 5K, P.virgatum_v5, whole genome shotgun sequence, the genomic window TCCAACGGCTTCGCTAGCTATACGAAACGGGCGATGCGTTCTTGACGCACCTGGACGGGAACTTGGTCAGGTGCGATTTGCGAGGTTGATTGTGGAGGGGATCGATCATCAGTAGTACAAGTCACCGAGCTAAACTTATTTATGACTTGTAAGCAATGAGCTAGTCGCGTACTGTAGCACTGAACTCGCATGCATGCGTAgtgtggcggcggcgaagaGCTGGCAGTGTGGGCTGCCTACGGCACTGTACTGTACGATCGAGTAGTGGATATAATCGCCAGCTAATGGAACGGAATATGGTAGTCGGGCAATAACTTATTCTTATCTAGTGACACGGAAAATCGATCGATCGAGCAGCAATGGTGCACCCATAGCATTGCGGCGGCCAGTGGCTCGTCGGTGAATGGCGCCTTGCAAGTGCACGTCTAGTAGCTAGTGCACAGCCCAGTTGCTCATCAAGCTGTCTCATGAGATTATCGAGCTAGTGTCTGCTACTCACGTCCTGTTTAGATGCGTAAATTTTTAGGTATAAAGTATTGTAgtatttttgtttgtatttgataattattattcTGTCATGTATtgattagactcaaaagattcgtctcgcaaattatagacaaattgtgtaattaattattttatttaactatatttaatatttaataCATGTGTTGAAATATTCGATATGATAGGAAAtattgtaaaattttggaatttggaagccagcgtcaaaaaaaaaaacatcgctCCTGCGTGAATCCGTGCTACGAAATCTGAGCGTTTATTGGACGTAACGCCGTCATAGACTGACAGATCACATGGACCCCGCCCCGTGCCGTCCACGCATTTCCAGTTATCATCATTTGCCTGCATGGTTCGGTCAGATGGTCTTCGAGCAAGCAGAAAAGACCGTGAGGTGATCAGGTCGACGGGAACAGTCGTCGGTGCCCCGCGCGGCCGCGAAGAGGTGGGAGCAGCCTCGCGTGCTAATCCCGGCGGCCACCTCCTCCGTCCAGCAGGGCCCCAGCAGCGAGAGCGTTTGACGTGAGGGTCACGCTCGCAGCTGACACGTTAACGTTACACGAGACGACCTTATCTGCAGGCAGGAAACCGTCCACGTACGTACCCGATGAATCAAAATCACGCCGCGGGATCACGCACGGcgattattttttttaattttgttccGGTCCTCCTCGCATCGGATTGATCGGTCTCTACATCGTAATCACCAGGCGCGCAGGCTAATCCAAGTCAAACGACCTGTCAATGCAAACGGGTCGGCAGTGATGACATGTTTGGACGCTGTTAATAATCCTgatcatatgcacatatattgtTTCCCCTGCTGACCACATACAAAGTGTGTGTTTTTATCCTCTGTATCGCCCAATCTTGATGATCAGCATGTGTCATGTCATGCTCCAATTTGGTACCAACAAACAAACCTTCAATAATAGAACCTAAAGTAAGGTTGCGGATTGGAGGAGTGGATAcatttgtattttatttataCATAAAAATCGAAATGGTTATCATGATACTGTCCCCCAGCAGCAGATACTGCTCAGTCCTTTTCCGTTTCCGTTCGGATCAGATACATATGACGATCCTCCTCCTGCTTGGACTTTGCAAAAGGAAGATTACATCCAGCAGCACTACTAGTACTGATCATGAAGTGTCCAACGTGTAAAGTGAGCATTATAAGAGGATAATAATGGTCGCTCGCATTCTGTTTAGTTTATTTGATTCGGGATTGAGCATATCGAGACCCGATTGCACTTGCACCACCTATAATTTCTCctttttgaaatttaaaaaaaaacaatcccTTCATTCAACCTAGCTTGtctcaggaaaaaaaaaacaaatgctaAACGAGGGGGGAAATGACGTCTTCATACGACCTCCAACAAAATAGTTAAAATTTGTTTGCATTATTGTTACCAATGCCCAAAACCTAATGATGGTTTGAGAATGTGTGGGGGTAATATCATCCCGGAGGAGTCCTCCAGGATGACTCCTATTTACATATCATCCTGCAAACAATTTAAATACCCTCGGTCGCATTTTATTTAATATCATCCTGGAGGAGTCTACTACGTGTCCTATTTTCGTTTTCATATGGTCTATATATACATCTAGACATCTCTGAAGGGACTGCTgctcaaaaataaaaatagtcaGGCATCAGTTATTTTGGGCTGAACCAGTACAATGATAGAGAAAgaaagggatatatatatatatatatatatacacgcccccacctccacctccacctccagtTCCATCAGCATTTGTTGCAACAGATTTAGAGGATCAATAGCAGATCCATACACTTTCTCTTTATTAGTAGTTAATTCGTGGCCGTGCAATTATTTAGTTGTAAGCAGTCGTATACGCCCCTAGCTAGGCCTGATCAGTGGCAGATGCAGGATGAGAGACCAGGGGGGCTGAAACAATggagatgttgatttgtgtgaagatttaatAGTGATTTGATGCttttgctacagtgttttacgtgTAATTAGGGGCTCTTAGGGGGGTttgagcccccctagcccccctcctgGATCCGCCGCTGGGCCTGATTGATACATTTCTTTGATTTTGATGGATGTGGCTTTCGAGTTCAATTCCTTTTGATCTGTGTGGAGATGCATGTATCTCCACAACGAACAACGGCATATATATGAACGCAAAAAATGGGATTTTTATCGTCTTATGATTATGATAAAGAGGCGACCTTTTATTTTCTAGCCTATCTGGTATGACTATATAATATGGTTACTTACCTGCATCTCTTATGTATTCACACAATAGTATTGGTTGCGCTTACATCCCCTACACATATACTGAGCGGAACCCGCTCCAGTTATCCTCAACATCATGCCATATATATGCGAGCTATCTCCCGATCTGACTATAACCACATGCTGCAGTCAGAAAACAGTTGATTGGATTAGAGATAATCAGATAAATATAATAAACAGCATTGAGCAATATAATGCGCAGATGCAGTAGTGATGGAAGACCAAGACCAGAGCGTCCGACACTATTCGCTGTGAAGAATCGGAGATTCTCACGATCACCTTGATCTGCGTCCGGTTGTAGGTGTAGGTGACGGGTTTGTATACGTGAGCACGAGCCTGCCGCCGTCGCGCGTCCTCGTCCCGAAGTCGATGCCCGAGTTGGGGTTTGGGCAGGGCGGTGGGCGCGGCGTGCGTACGTTCAGCTGACGCCGCCGTCGCATGAGCACGCGCAGggtgccgcctccgcgccgccgcctgtcccACGCCTTGCCGTCGCTGAGCCCACCATCGCCCGTAGGCCATAGTGCGGGCGGCGCATGCGGCAAGGCTGGCCGTGGGCGCTGGGCTGCTCACTTGGTCAGGATTCCCACCGTGGGCCTAGATGCTGTAGGGAGTTTACTGGGCAGGCGGGCACAACTTTCGTTTAGAAGGCCTGTCTGAATGAACTGGGCGCCCATGGGCCGGCACGAAAACAGAGAAGAAATAAAGTGACCCACGGACCGGGAATCCTCTCTATCTTCCCATGGATTTTTTCTTCCTCACCATTCAATGTTCAAGATTTATACAATCATCTAAAACTATTGGATCAACCCACTCAAATCCTAACCTTCACATCTCTCGCACGCCCATCCCGTGCCCCAGCCGCCACCCAACACACCATCGTCGTGCGGCTCTTCCCTGCCCCACGCAGCCTTGCGCTTGCCGGCCACCGCTCCGTGCAGGGCACGCACCGCCGCTCCCCGCAAGCGCCACCgcgcgtcgagctcgccggccgccgtgcccgCACGTCGCCACTGCTCCGCGTGGGCGCGCGCCACCGCTACCTCACCCCGCCGTACGTGctgagctcgccggagcagaagGCTGCTCGTTGGAGAAGAAATATCTTCAACAATTCaatttagtttttttaaaagATCTTTAACCTTGCTGTTCGGCGTATattaataagaaaaaaaaaattaacccTATTTGTAAGTAAATCGGGCCCGAAAACCGCACAACAAAAACTACGAAACCTCAACATTTTGTGCTTTTAATTTCAACATTTCACTTTTACAGTTTCAACAATTTAAACTcaaatattaatttttttataaaaaatgttGAGTTAATTCTACAAAACATTAAATGTGTTTGCAATAGTTAATTGGGTCAAATGGATTTTAAAGATGAATAATTTATCTGTCTTTCAAAAAATGTATAGGAGCCCCTGCCCCTGCTCACTGGTGGTGGAGTTCGTGCTCTCGCCGTCGGCCGTCCAGAACCTCTCCCTTCCGAACGGCCCCGCGGCGCCCCATAATTTCAGCAGCCAGCGATCGAGAGATCACCTGTACTCTTCGATTAGACGGGAACTAGTAAGCGTGGAGTAACTTTACCTGTGCAGGGTACCCgagacggcggcgagcaggcagGGAGCAAGAGCGGGGCGACGCGCATCCCCGCGTCCGCCGTCATCGCTCTTGAGCTGGCTTCTCGATTGTGCTCTCTTCCGTTCGACGTTTCTGTTGATCGCCcattgctgctgcatgttcgcGCGCTTTTCTTATGCTTGTTCTTATTACTTCCCCATTGACTGCGGTTCGTGGAATACTGATCATAATATGACCTCATGGCTAGCTGGAGTTTGTAGATCTTGATGAGCTAAGGTTGAAGAAAATTGACCACACCAACCTGAGGGCAGGTACGGCGTGTTGTCAATCATAGATCACTGTCAGTCTGTCACTAGGATTTGGTGCTGTTTGTTCTGCAAGCTTGCAACAATATATACTGAAAAAAATTAGGCCGTTGTTCAAATTCGAATACCAGTACTCTAGTAGTAAACATGTTCTGCTTCTCCATCAGTCGCTGCGGCGAAGGATGTCTGCCTACTCAACGTTGGCGATAGCTGGCAGCGTTAAAAAAATTGGGGGGAAGGCAGAAGCCCACAGTACGGTACAGTGTCTACCATATCCGTTCAGCTCAGGCTCAGCAGCCCTATGCGGCGACACAACCCCTCGCGGCCTGGCGTCATAGCCCACGAGGAACCAGCCCCACCATCTCACGCAGCCCGTCTACGTGGCGCCACGCCTCACGCGACCACGCCCGACGTGTCCTCCGCCCGCCTCCCCCCGTCCCTATCCGGCTATCCCCTCCCCGCGCGCGTCGCCGCCTCGGGACGCGCAGTTCATGCACCCACTGCGCGCCGCGTTTGGCCGCACCAGCGCGCGCGGCGCACCATGCCACCACGCTTCCTGACCCAGCGGCGCCTTTCCCTTCCAGGCAGGCGAGCTCCGGCTATATATAATGGCGCCGCCGTGTACGCTGCCCCGGAATCACTCGACCGCAAGCTGTCACAGCTCTCAACAACCACACAGCACGCTACAGCTAGAGATAAACAGATCGAGCGCAGTACGCGACCACGGAAACCAGTGCGATGGCTCGCCGGCTGCTCGGTGCTTGCTGcgtgctcctcgccgccgtcctgctcgtGGACGTGGCGGCGTCCGCGCGCGCCGACGAGCCGAGCGGCAtacggcagccgggcggcgagTACCGGGGGAGGAAGGTGGGGGCGAGGACGGAGGTCCGGGACGTGGAGCGCGACGGGGAGGTGCAGGAGCTCGGCCGGTTCTCCGTCGCCGAGTACAACCggcggcgcgtcggcggcgaAAGGCTCGAGTTCGGAAGGGTCGTCGCGGCGCAGCGGCAGGTGGTGTCGGGGCTCAAGTACTACCtccgcgtggccgcggcggcggagaacgccggcggcgagcgcgtgttcgacgccgtcgtcgtcgtcaagcCCTGGCTCGAGTCGCGCACCCTGCTCAGGttcgcgccggccgccccgaAATAAGTGTAGCGCCACCCATTGAGTGCGTGCTATGTCCGTCCGTGACTTTGGGCCGGTCTGCTTTCTCGCAGACTTTGGTGAGCGAATAAAAGTCTTGTTTTTGTACAAGGGTATAGTAGAGGAGAGTCAAGACCAATAACTTTGCGCTGCAGTAGATGTGTCTGAAGGCTATTGTACAAAGAGATGAGGGTAACAATAAACGCTGTGCTTCTACAAGGATGCTACTACTTGTTTATCAGAGCTTCCAATCAGAAttgtttctatattttttttaaaaaaaatgccgACGAGCGATCGATCGAGTTAAACGGAAAGGAATGGGTGTATGCTCGCTCGTTGATCCAAATCAGTGATGACCGGGGGTCATTTGCCTGCACTTCGTACTAGCTTGGAGCCCATGGCTAAGGTCGCCGTCTTGCTTCAGAAACAGAGCCAAACTCTTCAGCAAACAAAGATCACGCGGTCAACATATCATGCATGCACGTTTGTTTTCAGTGGGGATGtttcgtcttttttttttttgacggtCACGGGGGAGCATCCCCCACCTGAATTTTGCATTTAAAGGGGCTTTTGTCGCAAGCCAAAAGTCAGTACATTGGTTTTCAGCAATTTGAAGAAAAGGGGGTGGCATCTATGAGTTACATATTAGAAAAGATCAGGCACCAGGAGTCATTTACAGGTAGGTCTGCTGCTCTCCATCGATAGTTCCAGTCCCGAGCTTCATCTTTGCATGCACACCAGTCTTTCGTGTGAAGGAGGAAGGTTCCTGAAAACCACCTCATTGCGGTGTTTCCAGATATTCCAGCACACCAGGAGGAGGAAGCTGTCGAAGTGTCGAGCCGGGATTGTTGCTGGGTGGGGAACAGTCCAGATTGTCTGCACCTCGCAATTCTGAACATCCATGCCCAATTTGCTCCAAACCTGAGCCGCAAAGGGGCAAAACAGGAAGAGGTGATCGCAGTCCTCGTCGCCATGTCCACAGAGCTCACAAGTGGCCACATCCAGCAAGTGTTTGTGCTTCAAATTGGCGCGGGATGTTTcgtctttgtttactcgaatTTAAAGGTCGTTAAGTTAACACCGTGCACGCATGCAAATACTGTCTTTGTAAGCAATAAACAAACCCACCATCATCAGCGGGAAATAATCTTACGTTCTGCCACCATCTGTTCCACTCGCTTGAAACGCTTCACCCGATCGTCGGCGAGCTACGCTGGACCCGGACAGGACAGCAGCCAGAGTGCCAGAATCCACGTGAAGCCTCCGGGCAGCGCAGCATGCCCGCCCCATTCACCAACCTTCACGCGCACGTGCTGTTTTGCATGCCAGCATGGTTCTTCCTTGAACGTTTTGGTTATTTTGCAATTGGCTCTTGTAGTACCTAATCCCTATGAATTTGCTTTTAGTTGTGCTCCGTATAACAATCGTATGTGGGTTGTGATCATTGTTGGTGGGTTCCCCTTAGTTATTTAGTTTTTTCCACCATAATTTTTCCTCAAATGGCTGGCCAATTATCTTCTTCTAATAAAACCACTGCAAAACTCTTGCCATCCGTtcgaatttttttaataaaatagcTTGTTAGGTCATCGTGTTgttaggggttgtttggttccagggactttttttaagtccctaaaactttttagtatttagaagtattaaataaatattaattataaaactaactgcagaatcctgtggctaaactgcgagacgaatctaatgatgtattttaatctatgattagcgaatggttactgtagcatcaatgtagcaaattatgaattaattaggctcattagattcgtctcgcgaaaaaacactcagctgtcaaaaaacatttataaacatattttatttaatattataaaataataagatTCTTTTTAATGAAATAGAAACTTTTGAAAAAAGTTTGGTTCCAAACAGAACCTTAGTCGTTGTGTAGAGCCCATTATTAGAGCGTTTCAGAACCACCTCATAACAGCTACGTCTAGGCCGTGGTCATCAACTCACCGTGTAGGTACCCAATTCTGACGAGGGTTTGCTGGATCCGGTTGGTCTTGTACGAAATGATGATCTTTTGGTACTCAAATCCTTAGTTCCTGTCCGTACGTGTGCATcaatcactctgttcggctaGTGGATCGAGCCTCCAGCCCTACAGTAACTCTCTCTCACattactccagctccagcctccagccaccagctaaataacagtgtttttctctcacactactccagctccagcctccagctccagcctgccgaacacggtgaatgTATGGAGCAGAAACAGCAGTTCATGAagattcaaaagtttttccacTGTCCAACATCCAGACCAGCTTCGCCACTGCAGTTAtgaattattttaattaattataaaaaaatatagataTAAAGCTACGATAAAAAGTTAGTGCTAAAGAATACTATATTATATATTCACTGTGTAGATGGAGTCCAAAAAAATAGATTTTCCATTTTTATCATTTTTTATGATTAACTAtgtttttcaaagattcaagaaaataaaagaaaaataaaaaaataaaaccatgATACTGTAGCAAACCCTGCTTCCAAAATCACTTGGGGGTTATTTGACTAATTTTAAAAAGCTTAGGGAGTAAAATATTCGGTTTTATAGTTTGGAGGAGAAGTAGTCCACGCATAACTTTTTTAAGTAGAAGTCCACGaatagttttttttagaaacaagtcCACAAAAAGTTGGGGGTTGTCGTTGCCTTGTTGGTGCGGTGCTGTGATTTCGAGCCATTGGATTGGATTTCGGGGTTCTGGTGTTGGATGGACGGGGGGCGCTGCTGGGTCATGCGGGTGACCCTCAGCAAACCTATCACCAATTACAAATTTTATATTGTTAGGTTTAATCTGGCCTAACAAAGAGTAGTTATTGGACCTTATACGATGGTTTGACTGTTAGTAGTCCGAGCGAGTTCTAACATTTACCCGAACGGGTCCCGGATATGAGCTGGGCCAGTGGAGTTTGGTTGGGCTGGGCCGCACTTGACGAAGCAGTAGTGTTTGGGCTCAGCGGCCACTTCGTTATACACGATGGCCCATATAGAAACCAATGGCCCAACTAACTAACAATGAGTTCCAGTTCGAGCCCATAGATGACTCTTGCagccttcccccccccccccccccccccccacagttCAACTACATTTCCACTGCAGAAACTGACAGTCTGACGCCATGACTTAGGTCCGCACCGTTTTCTTCATATCTTGATGAGGGTGATCGTGCACCGGCATAAGCGTCAAGGTCAAGCCGTCAACTGCATCTATCACCCGTCTTTGTATTTGAAGTGCATGCTTAGTTGAAGTTCCATCAACGCGCTACTACGGTGTACAGCATGTGTAAGTTCCTGCGTACTTGTGTTGGGTTTATTTCAGGTTAACTCCAAAGCTGGTTATTGTCATTGATTGCACATTGCAGTACTCGACAACTCTCGCAGCATTTTTCATCTGGACCTAGCTAGATGCTCCGCTATAGCTAGGCCACGTGAACCGTCAGTTGTAGCCGGTGTAGGTACTAGGTAGGCTAACCCAGATGCCATCTCCGGCTCTGTTTGGTTGCGcgatgtaaaatttttgaaaagacatctttctatatttgaagtactaaatatagattaatcacaaaaataattacagaactcgtctgtaaatcgcgagatgaatctaatgagcctaattaatccgtcattagaggttgtttactgtagcattactgtagcaatttagtaccTGATTAcaacctaattaggttcattagattcgtctcgccatttacagacagcagtcgcaatacgttttttatttcgtctagatttaagtctccatgcaggtgccgaattttttttttgaaatttggaattttgcaACTGAACACGGGCTCCAAATCCGAGCTGCGGTCCTGTGCACGTCGTCAGCCCCTGAAGTACACCGCCAGCGATAGAGACGAGCTCTTACCGGTCTCGTAGACCGGACCATGCACCTagggccgtgtttagttaaaaaatcaaaatttcaaatttttttctggcATCTGTAtgaagacttaaatctagacgaaataaaaaacgcattacgactgctgcctgtaaatcgcgagacgaatttaatgaacaTAATTAGGCCGTAATCAGaagctaaattgctacagtaatgctacagtaacaacctctaatgacggattaattagactcattagattcgtctcgcgatttacagatgagttctgtaatttattttgtgattagtttatatttagtacttcaaatattgaaagatgctttttcaaaaattttacggaacccaactaaacggggcctagcTACGCACGTACATAGAGGCAGCCACCGCAATGCAAGGAGCCCAACCCTGCTCCCCCTGCGCGCCTGACCCGTCCGCCCTCACTCAATCAGGCCACGACGCCACAGCGCCTGTCGGGCGGGCGCAGGGACCTCTCAAGTCGGTCGGTCCCGTCACCACCCCGCGCCCGATGCGCGATGCGTCGTCGCGTGTCATCCCGGGACCGTGTCAcgtcctccccccccccccccccccgccccgctCCCACCCAGCAGCGAAGCGAGCCGCACCGTGGTCACGGGCCGTCGGgcacggcgccgcccctccgcctccgccgccgcgcccgccccgcCTCCCGACTCCGCGTCACGCGCGCGCTCCAGTGCCGGCTCCGTGGCCTCGTTCGTGCGGCACAAACccatcccgctgggagcggagcACATCGCCGTCCGGGCTTTTGATAACCCGTCCGCCCCCcgtgcgcgcgcgccccgcGGCCGTGCGGGGATCAGGACCCGGGACCGCGCGGGCAACCCAACCGGTGCGCGAGGCGGCCGCGCGTCTGCCCGCTGCACGTCCCCGCGGGGGCGCAGAGCACTTCGCCCTCTTTTCGCGCGGAGGTCTCTGGCCGATCGCTAGCTCGCCGCGCGGCATGATTGCGTGGGTCTCGCGCGCACGGGGGGACCGCGTAccgcgccgcgtcgccgtcgtcggcccGTCCAGTGCTCGGTACCAGCAGTAACCGAGCGTCATCAGGGGAGGGAGACCCAGACCCAGGCCGCGTATTTC contains:
- the LOC120710813 gene encoding cysteine proteinase inhibitor 4-like, whose product is MARRLLGACCVLLAAVLLVDVAASARADEPSGIRQPGGEYRGRKVGARTEVRDVERDGEVQELGRFSVAEYNRRRVGGERLEFGRVVAAQRQVVSGLKYYLRVAAAAENAGGERVFDAVVVVKPWLESRTLLRFAPAAPK